The following coding sequences lie in one Lolium perenne isolate Kyuss_39 chromosome 2, Kyuss_2.0, whole genome shotgun sequence genomic window:
- the LOC127335914 gene encoding protein RKD5, with the protein MDAAAAAFSTLSALAVFASTVHHGAVRSVHGYRVVGKGGSGGWERWVEKEFVFSPTWCREVPVPAAAPRILPAQWRGRPAYREGQMVGAWRCILAFDSVADVKPPPTPPPVLSPFRNPGLVCAASLYNDLQKLFQFQNFEKVPDLVQCDSEEKLTSSDAKEKTSDEVDDSGSDSDEDPQSGEGLPAPAKRQRRANRKHIASITLVDIAQYFHLPIREASRTLKIGVSILKRKCRQYGIPRWPHRKIKSLDSLISDLEYVIDDTERDEVQQEKQKKKEEEKQDAIRALAKRKRLLETEKETIQQKPALDLMAETKLFREDVFKRRYRAKSVVTNEIFLSQA; encoded by the exons atggacgccgccgccgccgccttctccaCTCTCTCCGCGCTCGCCGTCTTCGCCAGCACGGTCCACCACG GTGCCGTGCGGAGCGTGCACGGGTACAGGGTCGTCGGGAAGGGAGGGAGCGGCGGGTGGGAGAGGTGGGTGGAGAAGGAGTTCGTCTTCTCCCCGACCTGGTGCCGCGAAGTCCCGgtccccgccgccgcgccgcggATACTCCCGGCGCAGTGGCGCGGCCGGCCGGCGTACCGCGAGGGGCAGATGGTCGGCGCCTGGCGCTGCATCCTGGCCTTCGATTCCGTCGCCGACGTCAAGCcgccgcccacgccgccgccggtgCTCTCCCCCTTCAG GAATCCGGGGTTGGTGTGCGCGGCTTCCCTGTACAACGACCTGCAGAAGCTGTTTCAGTTTCAGAATTTTGAAAAGGTCCCGGACCTCGTTCAGTGTGATTCTGAGGAGAAACTGACCAGTTCGGATGCAAAGGAGAAAACTTCTGATGAGGTTGATGACTCAGGGTCTGATTCTGATGAGGATCCCCAATCTGGTGAAG GACTTCCAGCACCAGCTAAGAGGCAGCGGAGAGCCAACCGCAAGCACATAGCTAGCATTACTCTTGTTGACATAGCACAGTACTTCCATCTTCCAATCAGAGAAGCATCCAGGACTCTGAAGATCGGAGTCAGCATACTGAAGAGGAAATGCCGGCAATACGGGATACCCCGTTGGCCTCACCGGAAAATCAAGTCCCTTGATTCGCTGATCAGTGATCTTGAG TATGTGATTGACGACACAGAGAGAGATGAAGTGCAGCAGGAGAagcagaagaaaaaggaggaagagaagcaagaCGCGATCCGAGCTCTCGCTAAGCGGAAGAGGTTGCTGGAGACGGAGAAGGAGACCATCCAGCAGAAGCCTGCCCTGGACCTGATGGCTGAGACCAAACTGTTCAGGGAGGACGTTTTCAAGAGGAGATACAGAGCCAAGAGTGTCGTGACGAATGAGATCTTTCTTTCCCAGGCTTGA